The following proteins are encoded in a genomic region of Scylla paramamosain isolate STU-SP2022 chromosome 40, ASM3559412v1, whole genome shotgun sequence:
- the LOC135092691 gene encoding uncharacterized protein LOC135092691 — translation MGGCGRSCLLAAITLLTATLHPNLAFSPPLIRHTPPTPLGTPDGPKTPLTRPSITLGTPVVVPASLVPRVTLKSGPDDTHTPRSPLSTSDHKTSTSRSRVVKERQVTTGEATQTLPATNHTLTADHDSLPAHLSTSHMHDLETPQNRSRAPSLLPQAVHTDPGTPPDDPTWKRPPRTASKSRGGTRRRPTSSQIAVDTSVPFSLAPQPVKDTPEVALARRNFLRTYERIRDSFLNTGSFSHTIGNSPPFGFNIHTSREASDSRPRHREDDDDHDRYGPLVRIHDHQNDHRRRPSTRNQQKSHKSRHDSPRRSHDSRRSQYDPPRRPHDSSEEFRHHYDPPRSHDSHEDRRSQYDPPGRSYASHDDHRPQNDPPVKCTVPQNDPGRQDGIYDHSNHSHHLHDHQDDPPELQELFRSLSKLYRLFKAFKSSHPDLESSIHQQLLGLPLFQDVFSHHHHHHDDHHHHEHQHHHSHMDHPVNHTHPDQSTLIASSHPYSVFPDPQLEPEYFLPSMSPDFNFVSSLEPPLPADPFVQSIKPLWKSRNRGTCYEIVLLEAEHDDDDDDDDDDDDDDDDDDDVKHRQEVNDGTSSSSSSSSFSSSSSVLSAGVSPSVTSSTHSLDFPASHHSSSSKSIPSGSSRPLPLTPQGHKTRVTSPYPSNNATFPPPHPNVPSTTTTTNATTPHRYTSSSVLLRKYYIAPNSNERVSEERPVIESKRNKLPLHFRVPQWSSLRPER, via the coding sequence GCTGCCATCACTCTCTTGACAGCCACTCTGCACCCCAACCTTGCCTTCTCCCCGCCACTCATCCGCCACACCCCACCAACACCCTTAGGCACCCCAGATGGCCCTAAAACCCCCCTGACCAGACCATCAATCACCCTGGGCACTCCTGTCGTCGTCCCTGCATCACTTGTTCCCAGAGTGACTCTTAAAAGTGGCCCTGATGATACACACACGCCACGCTCTCCACTTTCAACTTCAGATCACAAAACTTCCACGAGCCGCAGTAGAGTCGTGAAGGAACGCCAGGTGACCACAGGTGAGGCTACCCAAACCTTACCTGCCACGAACCACACCCTCACCGCTGACCATGACTCCTTGCCGGCTCACCTGTCTACCTCTCACATGCACGACCTTGAAACTCCCCAAAACAGGTCCCGCGCCCCTTCACTCCTTCCGCAGGCTGTCCACACTGACCCAGGTACTCCGCCAGACGACCCCACCTGGAAACGACCTCCCCGCACCGCTAGTAAATCCAGGGGCGGGACACGGAGGCGCCCCACGTCCTCTCAGATTGCAGTGGACACCTCGGTTCCCTTCAGTCTGGCGCCGCAGCCCGTCAAGGACACACCCGAAGTGGCGCTAGCGAGAAGAAATTTCTTGAGGACTTATGAAAGGATTCGAGACTCCTTCCTCAACACTGGTAGCTTCTCACACACCATCGGAAACTCGCCTCCCTTTGGCTTCAACATCCACACCTCACGCGAAGCCTCAGACTCCCGCCCAAGACACCGCGAGGATGACGACGACCACGATCGCTACGGCCCGCTTGTGAGAATCCACGACCACCAGAACGACCACCGCAGACGACCAAGCACTAGGAACCAGCAGAAGAGTCACAAGAGCCGCCACGACTCGCCAAGAAGGTCCCACGACTCACGGAGATCCCAGTACGACCCTCCAAGGAGACCCCACGACTCAAGTGAAGAATTTAGACACCATTACGACCCACCAAGATCTCACGACTCCCACGAGGACCGCAGATCCCAATACGACCCTCCAGGCAGGTCGTACGCCTCACACGACGACCATAGACCCCAAAACGACCCTCCAGTCAAGTGTACTGTCCCGCAGAACGACCCGGGGCGACAGGATGGAATCTACGACCACAGTAATCATTCGCACCACCTGCACGACCACCAGGACGACCCGCCAGAGCTGCAGGAACTGTTTCGTAGTCTGAGCAAATTGTACAGACTCTTCAAGGCGTTCAAGAGTAGCCATCCAGACTTGGAGAGCAGCATCCATCAACAGCTATTGGGATTACCGCTTTTCCAGGATGTCttcagccaccaccatcaccaccacgatgaccaccaccaccacgagcaccagcatcaccactccCATATGGATCACCCCGTCAACCACACACATCCAGACCAGTCGACGCTCATTGCATCCTCACATCCCTACAGCGTGTTTCCAGATCCCCAGCTAGAGCCTGAGTACTTTTTGCCCTCCATGTCTCCAGATTTCAACTTCGTCAGCAGTCTGGAACCTCCTCTCCCTGCGGATCCTTTTGTCCAGTCCATCAAGCCTCTTTGGAAGTCCAGGAACAGAGGAACGTGTTATGAAATTGTACTACTGGAAGCAGaacacgatgatgatgatgatgatgatgatgatgatgacgatgatgatgacgatgatgatgatgtaaagCACAGACAAGAAGTTAATGATggtacctcctcttcctcctcctcttcctctttctcctcctcctcctccgtgttatCTGCAGGTGTGTCTCCCTCAGTCACCTCCTCAACTCACTCCCTCGACTTTCCAGCTTCCCATCATAGTTCATCTTCCAAATCCATCCCTTCTGGCTCTTCTCGTCCCCTGCCACTAACTCCGCAAGGACACAAGACAAGGGTAACTTCACCTTATCCATCTAATAACgccacttttcctccacctcatccaaatgtcccttccaccactaccactactaacgcCACAACACCGCACCGCTACACCTCCTCGTCTGTGTTGCTGCGAAAATACTACATCGCTCCTAACTCCAATGAGAGGGTGAGTGAGGAACGGCCAGTGATAGAGAGTAAGAGAAACAAACTGCCCCTCCATTTTCGCGTGCCTCAGTGGTCATCCTTGCGCCCGGAGAGATAG